A stretch of Roseibium porphyridii DNA encodes these proteins:
- a CDS encoding DUF2147 domain-containing protein produces MTSFLFFNLLRFPCRAAFGIAIPVLLLLAAPPATAAPDISGNWKTPAGAIINISTCGSAPCGKIVRFTPPKGYTMKNTPDLKNRDASKRGRKILGLKVLWRMKSQSNAWKGRVYDPRRGFSANATIRKKGGSALEVQGCVRVVFNVCEKEVWRKVN; encoded by the coding sequence GTGACATCTTTTTTATTCTTCAATTTGCTCCGGTTTCCATGCCGAGCCGCCTTCGGGATCGCAATCCCGGTTTTGCTTCTCCTGGCAGCTCCTCCTGCAACTGCTGCTCCTGACATATCAGGCAACTGGAAAACACCGGCAGGGGCCATCATCAACATCAGCACGTGTGGCAGTGCACCCTGCGGGAAAATCGTGCGCTTCACGCCGCCCAAGGGCTACACGATGAAAAACACGCCGGATCTTAAGAACAGGGATGCCAGCAAACGCGGCCGCAAGATCCTTGGTCTCAAGGTGCTCTGGCGGATGAAATCGCAGTCCAACGCCTGGAAGGGGCGGGTTTATGATCCACGCAGGGGTTTCAGCGCCAACGCGACCATACGAAAAAAGGGGGGGTCAGCGCTCGAAGTTCAAGGCTGTGTCCGGGTGGTGTTCAATGTTTGCGAAAAGGAAGTCTGGCGCAAAGTCAATTGA
- a CDS encoding glutathione S-transferase N-terminal domain-containing protein, with protein sequence MTQMQEKPIELYFWPTPNGWKASIMLEELGVPYNLNLVNIGKGDQFEPEFLAISPNNRMPAILDPEGPGGAPISVFESGAILQYLGRKFQKFYPEDERKRVETEEWLMWQMGGFGPMLGQNHHFRHYAPEKVPYAIERYSNETHRLYGVLNRRLEGRAYIAADEYTIADIATFGWAQRWQRQNIDLEEFPNVRDWRLRLEARGAVQRGLAVGADQQKTLVIEKDKAAQSVLFGQKAR encoded by the coding sequence ATGACCCAAATGCAGGAAAAACCGATCGAGCTCTATTTCTGGCCAACGCCGAACGGCTGGAAGGCAAGCATCATGCTTGAAGAGCTTGGGGTTCCCTATAATCTGAACTTGGTCAATATCGGCAAGGGAGATCAGTTCGAACCCGAATTCCTCGCGATTTCACCCAACAACCGGATGCCGGCCATTCTTGACCCTGAGGGGCCCGGCGGCGCACCGATCTCCGTTTTTGAATCCGGTGCAATTCTTCAATATCTCGGTCGAAAATTTCAGAAATTTTATCCTGAAGACGAACGCAAGCGCGTGGAGACGGAAGAGTGGCTGATGTGGCAGATGGGCGGATTTGGGCCGATGCTCGGGCAAAACCATCATTTCCGCCATTACGCCCCGGAAAAAGTGCCTTACGCGATTGAGCGATATTCAAATGAGACCCACAGGCTTTATGGCGTTCTGAACAGGCGGCTGGAAGGACGGGCCTACATTGCGGCTGATGAATATACGATTGCGGATATTGCAACATTTGGCTGGGCGCAGCGCTGGCAACGACAGAATATCGATCTGGAAGAGTTTCCCAATGTCAGAGACTGGCGGTTGCGGTTGGAGGCGCGTGGGGCTGTTCAGCGCGGTCTTGCTGTCGGCGCAGATCAGCAGAAAACACTGGTGATTGAGAAGGACAAGGCAGCCCAAAGCGTCTTGTTCGGGCAAAAGGCGCGGTAA
- a CDS encoding GNAT family N-acetyltransferase: protein MSTTILIEKASPDHLMEIVEIINAGATSVRKNKEYDNWQDYRPAFDALRTAPECDIYVALDETGAVVGTYQIHFLKGIAFMGRPRVELESVHVRADQRGKGIGRAMMEHAEALARSVNACIIQLTSNKEREGSHHFYRQLGYDQSHLGYKKMMM, encoded by the coding sequence ATGAGCACCACGATCCTAATTGAAAAAGCGTCTCCTGATCACTTGATGGAGATTGTCGAGATCATCAACGCCGGAGCAACATCCGTTCGCAAGAACAAGGAATATGACAACTGGCAAGACTATCGCCCCGCCTTTGATGCTCTAAGAACCGCCCCTGAGTGTGACATTTACGTGGCTCTGGATGAAACCGGTGCGGTTGTCGGAACATATCAAATCCATTTCCTGAAGGGCATTGCCTTCATGGGACGGCCGCGCGTGGAGTTGGAAAGCGTTCACGTACGCGCCGACCAGCGCGGAAAAGGCATTGGCCGTGCCATGATGGAACATGCGGAAGCACTGGCGCGTTCGGTAAACGCTTGCATCATTCAGCTGACCTCAAACAAGGAGCGTGAAGGCTCTCATCATTTCTACCGTCAGCTTGGTTACGACCAGAGCCACCTCGGTTACAAGAAGATGATGATGTGA